The Astyanax mexicanus isolate ESR-SI-001 chromosome 24, AstMex3_surface, whole genome shotgun sequence genome has a segment encoding these proteins:
- the LOC125787589 gene encoding uncharacterized protein LOC125787589 → MGLFKFLLLLSISSCLCQKDCTGVDCPDLKNCIDEVLENGACCATCMQTGCMCEGYQYYDCVNAGFRKGKVPEGESYFVDFGSTECSCPKGGGRISCHFIPCPELPANCIDVSEPADGCSQCERIGCVYEEQKYEAGHSFHMDPCQVCHCPNDGGNLMCYPIPDCDRRKVHKPMLATTTEENLPRRRHNEPIRNIFNAHGSRASFSKPFPVSHRDNLPPFKLNPRPSQIERVEEKAKAEKVAEDVEDIEEEDYDYPTTTSSDSLEPSLEPDLASSTTDPTIISGSYPENVTAHQTIHRGAKQELKERLGFHEATTERPWFPLHKNDRTEKEEARKRTSHKKDISNSHPEIDTLKISKDDSLEGGKLKFPEESPNEENFPIYREPTYEEQFSIDRERSSERQSFGLYKDNVSEETTPLEEGNLDSEGQLVAPTEPTVGEMFDLYEDTTYSEAITDSTTVEETTTLSPQLLEKEVQPEITTTSQPLISTSTLQSQPTTPEDWEIYTREIEEDALSKEEVKNEENFLIISNVTDVGKDSKPDENSILNSFRDIQKSISASPVTTSGIVSEQDRAEPEITTVPFERLSPTSSPSLKAKVDKDGQSEVKQSQSLFDNVDLREEAGEEEREERENTLSSFPKGE, encoded by the coding sequence ATGGGACTCTTCAAGTTTCTACTTTTGCTTTCTATAAGCAGCTGCCTCTGCCAGAAGGACTGCACTGGAGTGGATTGCCCTGATCTTAAGAACTGCATTGATGAAGTTCTAGAAAACGGCGCCTGTTGTGCCACTTGCATGCAAACTGGCTGCATGTGCGAAGGCTACCAGTACTACGACTGTGTGAACGCCGGCTTCAGAAAAGGAAAAGTACCAGAAGGAGAGTCTTACTTTGTGGATTTTGGAAGTACAGAATGCTCTTGCCCAAAAGGCGGCGGACGGATCAGTTGCCATTTCATCCCTTGTCCAGAACTTCCGGCCAATTGCATCGACGTTTCAGAGCCTGCGGACGGGTGTAGTCAATGCGAACGGATCGGTTGCGTCTACGAAGAGCAGAAGTACGAAGCTGGCCATTCTTTCCACATGGACCCTTGCCAGGTCTGCCATTGCCCCAACGATGGCGGAAATTTAATGTGCTACCCGATCCCAGATTGCGACCGGAGGAAGGTTCACAAGCCAATGCTGGCGACTACAACTGAGGAGAACCTTCCGCGGAGGCGCCACAATGAACCCATCCGGAATATCTTCAACGCTCATGGCTCGAGAGCTTCGTTCTCCAAACCTTTCCCAGTGTCTCACAGAGACAACCTGCCTCCTTTTAAACTGAACCCTCGCCCAAGCCAAATCGAACGAGTAGAAGAAAAAGCAAAAGCAGAAAAAGTTGCAGAAGACGTGGAAGACATAGAGGAAGAAGACTATGACTACCCTACTACTACTTCTTCAGACTCCTTGGAGCCTTCTTTAGAGCCTGACCTTGCCTCTTCTACTACAGACCCAACCATTATCTCAGGTTCTTATCCTGAGAATGTTACAGCCCATCAAACCATCCATAGAGGCGCCAAGCAGGAGCTCAAGGAGAGATTAGGCTTTCATGAAGCGACTACTGAGAGACCATGGTTTCCTTTACACAAGAACGATAGGACAGAGAAAGAAGAGGCAAGAAAGAGAACTTCTCACAAAAAAGACATTTCAAACTCTCACCCTGAGATCGATACCTTAAAGATTTCCAAAGATGACTCTTTGGAAGGAGGCAAGTTGAAATTCCCTGAAGAAAGTCCAAACGAAGAGAACTTTCCCATCTACAGAGAACCCACGTACGAAGAACAGTTTTCTATTGACAGGGAAAGAAGCTCAGAAAGGCAAAGTTTTGGTCTTTACAAAGACAACGTCAGCGAGGAGACTACGCCACTTGAGGAAGGCAATCTTGATAGCGAAGGACAGCTTGTCGCTCCTACAGAACCAACGGTTGGTGAGATGTTTGACCTCTACGAGGATACAACTTACAGTGAAGCAATAACCGATTCAACAACGGTTGAGGAAACCACTACATTATCACCTCAACTTCTAGAAAAAGAGGTACAACCAGAGATCACGACAACATCGCAACCTCTTATCAGCACTAGCACTCTTCAAAGTCAACCAACCACACCAGAAGATTGGGAGATTTACACCAGAGAGATTGAAGAAGACGCTCTATCAAAAGAAGAGGTCAAAAATGAGGAAAATTTCCTGATCATAAGTAATGTGACAGATGTTGGTAAAGATAGTAAACCAGATGAAAACAGTATCCTAAACTCATTCAGAGACATTCAGAAGAGCATCTCAGCATCTCCAGTGACAACTTCAGGAATTGTTTCAGAACAGGACAGAGCAGAACCTGAGATCACTACGGTTCCATTCGAGAGATTGAGCCCCACCAGCTCACCGTCCTTGAAAGCAAAGGTGGACAAAGATGGACAATCAGAAGTCAAACAGTCGCAAAGCCTGTTTGATAACGTTGATTTAAGGGAGGAAgctggagaggaagagagagaagaaagagaaaacactCTCAGTTCCTTCCCAAAGGGTGAGTAA